A stretch of Pseudolysobacter antarcticus DNA encodes these proteins:
- a CDS encoding translocation/assembly module TamB domain-containing protein, with translation MKILRWLLGIVAVLLLVVVVAALWALRTESGSGFVLARVQASLGDKLAIRKISGTLAGPLILEGVRYRDTGIDAQIERVTFDAELLPLWSKTLHIRNLELAGLNVALTTQPAPTATPPSEPFSTQLPLSILLDRLHIEHAAITQDAKPVFALDTLDTAARWTATEIAIGKFSLRAPDGSIDLNANVANARGYRGGGKLSFDWHVAEQHYAGTLDASSDGSKAITALLLAQPIAATLHADVLQNDALPWTLTLSVPSFDPRILSPDSTLKTLTAELSGEGDKRSANVTGALTADAHRINLDPLKLALDGQTLKLLALTLTTPEAAGKLHAQGEVKLDAKPVSAQLALSWEDVVLPVNLAGQTLASHGEINTQGSAEQFAAQGKLSLGPPGQLADIVLDLSGTPQAIALKALDISRGSAGSLDAHGTVNLQPQLGWDLTAKADKLNPGAFAKDWPGAINFSLVTQGTQTPDGPAATIKLSQLSGTLRQRPLAGSADLKIKPKFVLDGTLELNSGKSEISVRGRGGEQTDADITLAIASLGDWLPKSAGSLRGQFHVNGKWPAIDVNGQLDAQKIVSGTSHLDSLNLRINAHDLSKPQGQLDLHANGIAAAQFSISDLTLKANGSQAAHQLQLDATGTPLGAHLSLSGGLQGDDWQGALNTLLLQIKDQPDWTLQQPASIAYVKGDLQLGEFCLKGGAPSLCLSATQMASGASHGQFRLEHLPLAMLAKLASPESTLKLNGEINGNGDFSRAGSGELSGKATLSSTSGGIIYPDDATHPLLSYENFAIDTVLSPQQIATSLHAAFNDGGRLDGQITLDGAAGSDQALNGKIEFGLKNLGFIELFTAELVSTKGQIDGTLHLGGSSSKPNISGDLALTNFASEVPSAGLKLHDGAIKLNSSDGEQFAIDGTLGSGAGALSVQGTLGVAANAPLRLHIKGDKFIAADIPAARAVIAPDLNVIGDGKSYRVDGEVELSSADIDLAKLPGGGTATAKRSADVVIVGEDQQKAAASLPLTANVTIKLGQGEKLNLDLRQGQEIKLKGFGLDGTLAGQLVVSELPGRPTSARGQINVNGTYKAYGQDLKIQDGRLQFAGPIDNPGLDIRAIRVLADQNITAGVRVQGTANRPALTVYSDPVMDQSEALSYLVLGKPLRSASGDDSNRLGAAATALGTASGDLLAKSIGGKLGVDDIGVADNSTLGGAAFSVGKYLSPRLYVSYGVGIFTPGELVTLRYKLTERYNIEVQSASTSNRAGINYRYEH, from the coding sequence ATGAAAATTCTGCGCTGGTTGCTCGGCATCGTTGCGGTATTGCTGCTGGTCGTGGTGGTTGCGGCGTTGTGGGCGTTGCGCACCGAATCAGGCTCGGGCTTTGTACTGGCGCGCGTGCAGGCTTCGCTAGGCGACAAACTCGCGATCCGGAAAATTTCCGGCACGCTCGCTGGTCCGCTGATTCTGGAGGGCGTGCGTTATCGCGATACCGGCATCGATGCACAAATCGAGCGCGTGACCTTTGATGCCGAACTGCTGCCGTTGTGGAGCAAGACGCTGCACATTCGCAACCTCGAACTCGCCGGTTTGAATGTCGCATTGACGACGCAGCCTGCCCCCACCGCAACGCCACCCTCCGAACCTTTTTCGACACAGTTGCCGCTGTCGATTCTGCTCGACCGTTTGCATATTGAGCACGCCGCAATCACGCAGGACGCCAAGCCGGTTTTTGCACTGGATACGCTCGATACCGCGGCACGCTGGACTGCCACTGAAATCGCCATCGGCAAATTCTCGTTGCGTGCGCCGGACGGTTCGATCGACTTGAATGCAAACGTGGCCAATGCGCGCGGTTATCGTGGCGGCGGCAAACTCAGCTTCGACTGGCATGTCGCCGAGCAGCATTACGCCGGCACTCTCGATGCGAGCAGCGATGGCAGCAAGGCAATCACGGCGTTGCTGCTGGCGCAGCCGATCGCGGCCACCTTGCATGCCGATGTGCTGCAGAACGATGCGCTGCCGTGGACATTGACGCTGTCGGTGCCGAGTTTTGATCCGCGTATTTTGTCGCCCGACAGCACGCTGAAAACGCTCACCGCCGAACTCAGCGGCGAGGGCGACAAGCGTAGCGCCAACGTTACCGGTGCGCTGACGGCAGATGCGCATCGCATCAATCTCGATCCGCTCAAGCTGGCTTTGGATGGCCAAACGCTGAAGCTGCTCGCACTGACTTTGACCACACCCGAAGCTGCCGGAAAACTGCACGCGCAGGGCGAAGTGAAACTCGATGCCAAACCGGTTTCCGCGCAACTTGCATTGAGCTGGGAAGACGTCGTCTTGCCGGTAAACCTGGCCGGCCAAACCTTGGCGAGTCATGGCGAGATCAACACGCAAGGCAGCGCCGAACAGTTCGCCGCGCAAGGCAAACTCAGCCTCGGTCCGCCGGGACAACTCGCCGATATCGTGCTCGATCTCAGCGGCACGCCACAGGCGATTGCGCTCAAGGCGCTCGATATCAGTCGCGGCAGCGCTGGTTCGCTCGACGCGCACGGCACCGTCAACTTGCAACCGCAACTCGGCTGGGATCTGACCGCAAAAGCCGACAAGCTGAATCCCGGCGCGTTTGCCAAGGACTGGCCCGGCGCGATCAATTTTTCGCTGGTCACCCAAGGCACACAAACTCCGGACGGCCCCGCTGCAACCATCAAGCTCAGCCAGCTCAGCGGCACGTTGCGGCAACGCCCGCTGGCCGGCAGCGCCGATCTGAAAATCAAGCCGAAGTTCGTGCTCGATGGCACGCTCGAGCTGAACTCGGGCAAGAGCGAAATCAGCGTGCGTGGTCGCGGTGGCGAACAGACCGATGCCGACATCACCCTCGCGATCGCGAGCCTCGGCGACTGGCTGCCGAAAAGTGCAGGCAGTCTGCGCGGACAATTCCATGTCAACGGAAAATGGCCGGCGATCGATGTGAACGGTCAGCTCGATGCGCAAAAAATTGTCTCGGGCACAAGCCACCTCGATAGCTTGAATCTGCGCATCAACGCCCACGATTTGAGCAAGCCGCAGGGCCAGCTTGATCTGCATGCGAATGGAATTGCCGCGGCGCAATTCAGCATCAGCGATCTCACCCTGAAGGCGAATGGCAGTCAGGCCGCGCACCAGTTGCAACTCGACGCCACCGGCACGCCACTCGGCGCGCATTTGTCGCTGAGCGGCGGTCTGCAAGGCGACGATTGGCAAGGCGCATTGAACACGCTTTTGCTGCAGATCAAGGATCAGCCGGATTGGACTTTGCAGCAACCGGCCAGCATCGCGTATGTCAAAGGCGATCTGCAGCTTGGCGAGTTTTGCCTGAAGGGCGGCGCGCCTTCGTTATGCCTCAGCGCTACGCAAATGGCGAGCGGCGCGTCGCATGGCCAGTTCCGCCTCGAACACCTGCCGCTGGCGATGCTGGCGAAACTCGCCAGCCCGGAATCGACGCTCAAGCTCAACGGTGAAATTAACGGCAATGGCGACTTCTCCCGAGCCGGTAGCGGCGAACTCAGCGGCAAGGCCACACTGAGTTCGACGAGCGGCGGCATCATCTACCCGGACGATGCGACACATCCGTTGTTGAGCTACGAAAATTTCGCGATCGACACGGTGCTATCGCCCCAACAGATCGCTACCAGCTTGCACGCCGCGTTCAACGACGGCGGACGTCTGGACGGCCAAATCACGCTGGACGGTGCGGCCGGCAGCGACCAAGCATTGAACGGCAAGATCGAATTCGGGCTGAAGAATCTCGGCTTCATCGAGCTGTTCACCGCCGAGCTAGTTTCGACCAAGGGCCAGATCGACGGCACCCTGCATCTTGGCGGCAGCAGCAGCAAACCGAATATCAGCGGCGATCTCGCACTGACCAATTTCGCCAGCGAAGTACCGAGCGCGGGATTGAAGTTGCACGACGGTGCGATCAAGCTCAATTCCAGCGATGGCGAGCAATTTGCGATCGACGGCACGCTCGGTTCAGGCGCCGGTGCGTTGTCCGTGCAAGGCACGCTCGGCGTGGCGGCGAACGCGCCACTGCGGCTGCATATCAAGGGCGACAAATTCATCGCTGCGGATATTCCAGCGGCGCGCGCGGTGATCGCGCCGGACCTCAATGTGATCGGCGACGGCAAAAGTTATCGGGTCGATGGCGAAGTGGAATTGTCCAGCGCCGATATCGATCTGGCCAAGTTGCCGGGTGGCGGCACGGCCACCGCGAAACGCTCGGCCGACGTCGTGATCGTCGGCGAAGATCAGCAAAAAGCCGCAGCGAGTTTGCCGCTTACCGCGAACGTCACGATCAAGCTCGGCCAAGGCGAAAAGCTCAATCTGGATTTGCGCCAAGGCCAGGAAATCAAGCTCAAGGGATTTGGTTTGGACGGCACCTTGGCGGGCCAGCTTGTGGTGTCCGAGTTGCCCGGGCGACCGACCTCGGCGCGCGGTCAGATCAATGTCAACGGCACCTACAAAGCCTACGGTCAGGATCTGAAGATTCAGGATGGCCGCCTGCAGTTTGCCGGGCCGATCGATAACCCGGGCTTGGATATCCGCGCGATTCGCGTGCTCGCCGATCAGAACATCACCGCCGGCGTACGCGTGCAGGGCACCGCCAATCGACCCGCACTGACGGTGTATTCGGATCCGGTGATGGATCAATCCGAGGCACTGTCCTACCTCGTGCTCGGCAAGCCGTTGCGCTCGGCCTCGGGCGATGATTCGAATCGCCTCGGCGCTGCCGCGACCGCGCTCGGCACAGCCAGCGGCGATCTGCTCGCAAAAAGCATCGGCGGCAAACTTGGCGTGGACGATATCGGTGTGGCCGACAATTCCACGCTCGGCGGCGCCGCATTCAGCGTCGGCAAATATCTGTCACCGCGTTTGTACGTGAGTTACGGCGTCGGCATTTTTACGCCGGGCGAACTCGTAACGCTGCGCTACAAGTTGACCGAGCGCTACAACATCGAAGTGCAAAGCGCATCGACCTCGAATCGCGCCGGTATCAATTATCGTTACGAGCATTGA
- a CDS encoding sulfotransferase family protein has product MQRIFLVGCPRSGTTFVQATLARHPQIFSLPETSFFENILLDLDRRVHPQASARPVAYHRNGWLVRTRSRRRARAALTTIAAGLGSATPTFLRCWSLQAGTQALVDMLDHSAAAQGCQAWLEKTPNHVHYVEEIRRYVPGVKFIHLLRNGEDVIASTLDAVMRYGNRGAASAFDRGLSWWVDYWNRAMTIHRACVGQPEHCFVFYEDLVADFENERRRLCKFIGVDSDCDLQSAQELNFGEEPWLKSAVSGRLLPARPKFDALFGPKLQQWMRSHLLDYGELRAEFLATQALR; this is encoded by the coding sequence ATGCAACGAATTTTTCTAGTCGGCTGTCCGCGCTCCGGCACGACATTTGTGCAGGCCACGCTGGCGCGTCATCCGCAGATTTTTTCGTTGCCGGAAACGTCTTTTTTCGAAAATATTCTGCTCGATCTGGATAGACGCGTGCACCCGCAAGCGTCGGCGCGTCCGGTCGCCTACCACCGCAACGGCTGGCTTGTGCGTACACGTTCGCGACGCAGGGCGCGTGCGGCCTTGACGACTATCGCCGCTGGCCTAGGCAGTGCCACGCCGACCTTCTTGCGTTGCTGGAGTCTGCAGGCTGGGACACAGGCGCTGGTCGATATGCTCGATCACAGTGCGGCCGCGCAGGGGTGTCAGGCTTGGCTGGAGAAAACGCCCAACCATGTGCATTACGTGGAAGAAATCCGACGTTATGTGCCCGGCGTGAAATTTATTCATCTGCTGCGCAATGGCGAAGACGTGATCGCTTCTACGCTCGATGCAGTGATGCGTTATGGCAATCGTGGCGCAGCGTCGGCATTTGATCGCGGCCTGTCGTGGTGGGTGGATTATTGGAATCGTGCGATGACGATCCACCGCGCGTGCGTTGGCCAGCCCGAGCATTGTTTTGTGTTCTACGAAGATCTGGTTGCCGATTTTGAAAACGAACGCCGTCGCTTGTGCAAGTTCATTGGGGTCGATTCCGACTGCGATCTGCAATCCGCGCAAGAATTGAATTTTGGCGAAGAACCTTGGCTCAAGAGTGCCGTGAGTGGTCGTCTGTTACCAGCGCGACCGAAATTCGACGCCTTGTTCGGTCCGAAGCTACAGCAGTGGATGCGCAGCCATCTGCTCGACTACGGCGAGTTGCGCGCCGAGTTTCTTGCGACGCAGGCGCTGCGATAA
- a CDS encoding response regulator transcription factor — translation MISVQRAPPLRILLADDDEELSQLLRDFLLREGFAVELAHDGDRALVLAQEGGFDALILDVMMPVRSGFDLLRELRRTSTLPVLMLTALGEDIDKILGLELGADDYVPKPCNPREIAARLRAILRRTRGGDADGSRLVDMNIGPISLRAASRSVTAYNQPVTLTTTEFNILAHLMREAGRVVSKETLSQAVLGRPLGPFDRSIDVHISKVRRKLGGDSEAEALISTIHRSGYLFRVFV, via the coding sequence ATGATTTCCGTACAACGCGCACCACCGCTGCGAATTCTGCTCGCCGACGACGACGAGGAGCTGTCGCAGTTGCTGCGCGATTTCCTGCTCCGCGAAGGCTTTGCGGTAGAACTCGCGCACGACGGCGACCGCGCCTTGGTACTCGCCCAGGAAGGCGGTTTCGATGCCCTGATCCTGGATGTGATGATGCCGGTGCGCTCCGGCTTCGACTTGCTGCGAGAATTGCGGCGCACCTCCACTTTGCCAGTGCTGATGTTGACCGCACTCGGCGAGGACATCGACAAGATTCTCGGCCTTGAACTCGGCGCTGATGACTACGTACCCAAACCGTGCAACCCACGCGAAATCGCGGCACGTCTGCGCGCGATCCTGCGCCGCACGCGGGGTGGTGATGCCGATGGCAGTCGACTGGTCGATATGAACATCGGCCCGATCAGCCTGCGCGCCGCGTCGCGCAGCGTCACCGCCTACAACCAGCCGGTGACCCTGACTACGACCGAGTTCAATATTCTCGCCCACCTCATGCGCGAGGCCGGCCGCGTGGTCAGCAAAGAAACATTGTCGCAAGCCGTATTGGGTCGCCCGCTCGGCCCGTTTGATCGCAGCATCGATGTACACATCTCGAAAGTGCGACGCAAACTCGGCGGCGACAGCGAAGCCGAAGCCTTGATCAGCACGATCCATCGCAGCGGTTATCTGTTCCGCGTTTTCGTATAA
- a CDS encoding ATP-binding protein: protein MGKLFWRIFLLFSTTAVVLIVAMTWVAISNFENEKIPGLGISRAEAGMNDQLRRAAQELASGGQEGLSMWLRGIVNYGPIQLAVLDENRHELLGRAIPAEIVETAAHTTDDSGEVNGKRLRTRLLEGRNGERYVAVAYFEASPIARLLYYRPRTSWMQFGLAFLLSAFAGVVLAYYISAPLDRIRRSTKRFASGDLDTRVGRLPFGRSEEVVALASEFDQMAARIKELIEGQRRLVRDISHEMRSPLARARVALELVRQQDDGRSTSHLDRIEHEAERLEYMISQAIELSRMETSTMLRIEDIELDQLLDDIVANAAFEIQVDKRSIRIEQTRAITVQGEREVLHSAIENIVRNALRYTAADSSVAVRLDTHLVEQRQLARIRVQDHGPGVSASDCDKIFEPFYRTDAARQRTSGGSGLGLAIARRGIERQRGQIKARNGEKGGLEVEILLPVV, encoded by the coding sequence ATGGGCAAATTGTTCTGGCGCATTTTTTTATTGTTCTCGACCACCGCCGTGGTGTTGATCGTGGCGATGACGTGGGTCGCGATCAGCAATTTCGAGAACGAAAAAATTCCCGGGCTCGGCATCTCGCGCGCCGAAGCTGGCATGAACGATCAACTGCGCCGCGCCGCGCAGGAACTCGCCAGCGGCGGTCAGGAAGGTTTGAGCATGTGGTTGCGAGGCATCGTCAACTACGGCCCGATTCAGCTCGCCGTGCTGGATGAGAATCGGCATGAGCTGCTCGGGCGCGCAATACCCGCCGAGATCGTCGAAACCGCTGCGCATACCACCGACGACAGCGGAGAGGTCAACGGCAAGCGCTTGCGCACGCGCTTGCTCGAGGGTCGCAACGGTGAGCGTTATGTCGCCGTCGCCTACTTCGAGGCCTCGCCGATTGCACGGCTTTTGTATTACCGACCGCGCACGTCGTGGATGCAGTTTGGCTTGGCCTTTCTGCTCAGTGCATTCGCTGGCGTCGTGCTGGCGTATTACATCAGCGCGCCGCTGGATCGCATCCGCCGCAGCACCAAGCGCTTCGCCTCTGGCGACCTTGATACACGTGTCGGCCGGCTACCCTTCGGTCGCAGCGAGGAGGTCGTCGCACTCGCATCCGAGTTCGACCAGATGGCCGCACGCATCAAAGAACTGATCGAAGGTCAGCGCCGTTTGGTGCGCGATATTTCGCACGAAATGCGCTCGCCACTCGCGCGCGCGCGGGTCGCGCTCGAGCTCGTGCGGCAGCAGGACGATGGCCGCAGCACGTCGCACCTCGATCGCATCGAACACGAGGCCGAACGCCTCGAATACATGATCTCGCAGGCGATCGAATTGTCGCGCATGGAAACCAGCACGATGCTGCGTATCGAGGACATCGAGCTTGATCAACTACTCGACGATATCGTCGCCAATGCCGCGTTCGAAATCCAGGTGGACAAGCGCAGCATCCGCATCGAACAGACACGCGCAATCACCGTGCAGGGCGAACGCGAAGTGCTGCACAGCGCGATCGAAAATATCGTGCGTAACGCGTTGCGTTATACCGCCGCAGACAGCAGCGTGGCGGTGCGCCTCGATACGCATCTGGTCGAACAACGCCAGCTCGCACGGATTCGTGTGCAGGATCACGGCCCCGGCGTTTCGGCCAGCGATTGCGACAAGATTTTCGAACCGTTTTATCGCACTGATGCCGCACGCCAGCGCACTAGCGGCGGTAGCGGACTCGGGCTCGCGATCGCGCGCCGCGGCATCGAGCGACAACGCGGCCAGATCAAGGCGCGCAACGGCGAAAAAGGCGGCCTCGAAGTGGAAATCCTGCTACCCGTCGTTTGA
- a CDS encoding response regulator transcription factor, translating to MRILLVEDALPLRDALANSLIDDGHVVDCAGDGAEALGFIGGYNYEIVVLDLMLPRVDGLTVLRKLRESGRDSRVLVLSARDHVNDRVQALNLGADDYLVKPFAIDELRARINALSRRALSHGEMRLLVGDLEVDTSIRLAKARGEPLALSPKEYALLEALVRERGRVHSRQSLFERIYDSKSEASDRVVEVLISTLRAKLLRAGLKDIIETRRGYGYLVS from the coding sequence ATGCGGATTCTTTTGGTCGAAGATGCCCTGCCCTTGCGCGACGCACTGGCGAACAGCCTGATCGATGACGGTCATGTCGTTGACTGCGCAGGTGACGGCGCCGAGGCGCTTGGTTTCATCGGCGGCTACAACTACGAGATCGTGGTGCTGGATCTAATGCTGCCGCGCGTCGATGGCTTGACAGTGCTACGCAAGCTGCGCGAATCCGGACGCGACTCGCGTGTGCTCGTGCTGTCTGCACGCGATCACGTCAACGACCGCGTGCAGGCACTCAATCTCGGTGCCGACGATTACCTCGTCAAACCTTTCGCCATCGACGAGTTGCGCGCGCGCATCAATGCGCTGAGTCGACGCGCATTAAGCCACGGCGAAATGCGCCTGCTGGTCGGCGATCTCGAAGTCGATACCTCCATCCGCTTGGCAAAAGCGCGTGGCGAACCACTCGCGCTGTCGCCGAAAGAATATGCGCTGCTCGAAGCGCTGGTGCGTGAGCGTGGACGTGTGCACAGCCGCCAGAGTTTGTTCGAGCGCATTTACGATTCGAAGAGCGAGGCGTCGGATCGCGTCGTCGAAGTATTGATCAGCACCTTGCGCGCCAAACTCTTGCGCGCCGGACTCAAGGACATCATCGAAACGCGGCGCGGTTATGGTTATCTGGTTTCGTAG